From a single Bremerella alba genomic region:
- a CDS encoding sulfatase family protein yields the protein MMRSTLLAALLLCVVQMTGLPLHAQEKSPPNILILYADDLGYGDLSCYNPQGKIPTPNLDKLAASGTRFTDGHSSSGICTPSRYALLTGRHHWRDFHGIVNAFGKSVFKPERLTMPEMLKDQGYATACIGKWHLGWDWDAIRQSKGIQPDSFDWSKAIPDGPLAHGFDHYFGDTVINFPPYAWIEDDKLAQIPDTMKDEAKWKKIKEGNWECRPGPMVTGWNPYDVLPTLTDQGVAYLKSRKDETEPFFLYFAFPCPHAPIIPNDAYDGKSDAGPFGDFVVETDAMVGRLLAALEASGQADNTIVVFTADNGPEHYAYARDAKYGHWSSEPFRGLKRDIYEGGHHVPFIVRWPGVTTPGSESYALVSQIDLMATFASAIGYKLPDDAAEDSHDMLPHLKGEAAAIRASHIHNTFANQYAIRDGDWLLVDHKTGYRSKGWQAWEPRHNYPGDDKQPVELYDLASDPGQRNNLAADQPEKVEQMQKLLTKIQKQGHSAPRLEK from the coding sequence ATGATGCGATCGACCCTGCTTGCTGCGCTGCTGCTGTGTGTAGTTCAAATGACTGGCCTTCCTCTGCATGCCCAAGAGAAGAGCCCGCCGAACATTTTGATTCTGTATGCCGACGACCTCGGCTACGGCGATCTCTCGTGCTACAACCCACAAGGAAAGATCCCCACGCCCAATCTCGACAAATTGGCTGCCTCGGGCACACGATTCACCGACGGGCATTCGTCTTCCGGTATTTGTACGCCCAGCCGATACGCACTGCTTACCGGGCGGCATCATTGGCGTGACTTTCATGGGATCGTCAACGCGTTTGGCAAGTCGGTCTTTAAGCCAGAGCGATTGACGATGCCGGAAATGCTCAAAGATCAAGGCTACGCGACGGCTTGCATCGGCAAGTGGCATTTGGGTTGGGACTGGGACGCTATTCGCCAAAGCAAAGGGATTCAGCCAGATAGTTTCGACTGGTCGAAGGCCATTCCAGACGGGCCACTTGCCCACGGTTTCGATCATTACTTCGGCGATACGGTCATTAACTTTCCTCCGTATGCCTGGATCGAAGACGACAAGCTGGCCCAGATCCCCGACACGATGAAAGACGAGGCGAAGTGGAAGAAGATCAAGGAAGGCAACTGGGAGTGTCGACCCGGTCCAATGGTTACCGGATGGAATCCATACGACGTGCTGCCAACCCTAACCGACCAAGGCGTCGCGTATCTTAAGTCGCGAAAGGACGAGACCGAGCCGTTCTTTTTGTACTTCGCGTTCCCTTGCCCGCATGCTCCAATCATCCCCAACGATGCCTACGACGGAAAGAGCGATGCCGGGCCATTCGGTGACTTCGTCGTCGAAACCGACGCGATGGTAGGCCGGCTGCTCGCCGCGCTCGAAGCATCGGGCCAGGCCGATAACACGATCGTCGTCTTCACCGCCGACAACGGGCCAGAGCACTACGCCTATGCTCGCGATGCGAAGTACGGTCACTGGTCGTCCGAGCCCTTCCGCGGTTTGAAGCGAGACATCTACGAAGGAGGGCATCATGTGCCGTTCATCGTGCGTTGGCCGGGGGTGACCACACCTGGAAGCGAGAGCTACGCGTTGGTTTCGCAGATCGACCTGATGGCGACGTTTGCTTCCGCGATCGGCTACAAACTGCCTGACGATGCGGCCGAAGACTCGCACGACATGCTGCCGCACCTCAAGGGAGAAGCCGCGGCCATTCGTGCGTCGCACATTCATAACACGTTCGCCAATCAATATGCGATCCGCGACGGCGATTGGCTGTTGGTCGATCACAAAACCGGCTACCGATCGAAAGGGTGGCAGGCATGGGAGCCGCGGCACAACTATCCGGGCGACGACAAACAGCCGGTCGAACTGTACGACCTGGCAAGCGACCCCGGCCAGCGAAACAATCTCGCCGCCGACCAGCCCGAGAAGGTCGAGCAGATGCAGAAGCTGTTGACCAAGATTCAAAAGCAAGGGCACTCGGCACCCCGCTTGGAGAAGTAA
- a CDS encoding sulfatase family protein: protein MLRSTNKTYRVTWFWLAFALLLPQGLWAGEKPNIVFILCDDLGYGDVQCLNPQHGKIPTPGADQLAKQGMTFTDAHSGSSVCTPTRYGLLTGRYSWRTKLQKGVVTGFAPCLIDEDRPTVANFLKDHGYQTAIIGKWHLNFQYCDPQTGQPYLAKQFKSPPVGTKIPDGPQARGFDYFHGFHHARDMQTVIENDTVIAHDPPINMLPRLTRKSVEYIDQHANDEKPFFLYIPLGSPHTPILPTKAWQGRSGLGDYGDFVMETDNAVVQVTQALDRNGLTDNTLVVFTSDNGCSKAAGIPQLAKQGHIVSAHLRGSKADIWDGGHRVPFMVRWPGKVEAGSSSDQLICLTDWFATVADMMDAKVPPGTCEDSVSFLPAIAGKPITSTRAGVVHHSVSGHFAYRQGPWKLALARGSGGWSSPNEKQAGKDAPKAQLYHMVEDIGEQQNRYLIEASVAERLLQQLQADIDRGRSTDGPKSQNDVSNIDLWKSEKN, encoded by the coding sequence ATGCTCAGGAGTACGAACAAGACTTATCGAGTGACATGGTTCTGGCTGGCCTTCGCGCTGCTTTTGCCGCAGGGACTGTGGGCTGGAGAAAAGCCGAACATTGTGTTCATTCTGTGCGACGACCTCGGCTACGGGGACGTCCAGTGCTTGAATCCGCAGCACGGCAAGATTCCCACGCCTGGGGCCGATCAATTGGCAAAGCAAGGGATGACCTTCACCGACGCGCATAGCGGTTCGTCGGTTTGCACGCCCACCCGCTACGGTCTGCTAACGGGCCGCTACAGTTGGCGAACCAAACTACAGAAGGGGGTGGTGACCGGCTTCGCCCCTTGCTTGATCGACGAGGATCGTCCGACGGTGGCCAACTTTTTGAAAGACCACGGCTACCAAACGGCGATCATTGGCAAGTGGCATTTGAACTTTCAATATTGCGATCCTCAAACTGGCCAGCCGTACCTAGCCAAACAGTTCAAATCGCCGCCGGTGGGGACCAAAATTCCCGACGGTCCGCAGGCACGCGGGTTCGATTATTTCCATGGCTTTCACCATGCCCGCGACATGCAGACAGTTATCGAAAACGACACCGTCATCGCCCACGATCCACCGATCAACATGCTACCGCGATTGACGCGTAAGAGCGTCGAGTACATCGACCAGCATGCCAACGACGAAAAACCGTTCTTTCTGTACATCCCCCTCGGCTCGCCCCACACGCCGATCCTGCCCACTAAAGCCTGGCAGGGAAGAAGCGGCCTGGGAGATTACGGCGACTTCGTGATGGAAACCGACAACGCTGTCGTGCAGGTCACCCAAGCTCTTGATCGGAACGGCTTGACCGACAATACCCTGGTCGTCTTTACCAGCGATAACGGCTGCAGCAAAGCGGCAGGCATCCCGCAACTGGCCAAGCAGGGGCACATCGTCAGTGCCCACCTGCGTGGCTCGAAGGCCGACATCTGGGACGGCGGGCATCGTGTGCCGTTTATGGTGCGTTGGCCTGGCAAAGTGGAAGCAGGCTCGTCGAGCGATCAGTTGATTTGCTTGACCGATTGGTTCGCAACGGTGGCCGATATGATGGACGCCAAGGTTCCGCCTGGCACGTGCGAAGACAGCGTCAGCTTCTTGCCGGCGATCGCTGGCAAGCCGATCACTTCAACTCGGGCTGGCGTGGTGCATCACTCGGTCAGTGGGCACTTCGCCTATCGGCAAGGTCCCTGGAAGTTGGCCCTGGCCCGCGGTTCTGGCGGGTGGAGTTCCCCCAATGAAAAACAGGCCGGTAAAGACGCCCCCAAAGCACAGCTATACCACATGGTTGAAGACATCGGCGAGCAGCAGAACCGTTACCTGATCGAGGCGTCGGTTGCCGAGCGACTTCTACAACAGCTTCAAGCCGACATCGACCGCGGCCGCAGTACCGACGGACCGAAATCGCAAAACGACGTATCGAATATCGACCTTTGGAAGAGCGAAAAGAACTAA
- a CDS encoding sulfatase-like hydrolase/transferase: MTHTYRILLTCLLATLGMTSLATAADRPNVLFILTDDQSPFDFKFYNQDSKLDTPVIDQLAADGMVFDGAYHMGAWSGAVCTPSRHMIMSGRTVWHIPSRLNRNRNPNEGDTALVPQNLPDFTMGAVFNRAGYDTMRTCKKGNSYAAANKQFTVVKDASKRGGTDESGSAWHGKQVLDYLNEREKTKDEDPFLIYFGFSHPHDTRDGTPELLEKYGSINHTKETKLPEPNDKQPQMPPNWLPKHPFQNSHSNVRDEVAVSGVWTNRDEATIRNELGREFACSENIDIQIGKVLDKLEAMGELENTYIIYTADHGMAIGRHGLQGKQNLYEHTWRVPLVVKGPGIEPGTRAQGNIYLLDVLATICDLTGVQPPETNEGTSFKPVLTGKKDTVRDVLYGVYCGGEKPGMRCVKKGDWKLLKYDVPSADVQETQLFNLAENPHEFLPQHHNKNVIAMTGVTPEKHQTNLANDPNFAAQRQEMETLLQEEMKRLDDPFVLWDQAK; this comes from the coding sequence ATGACGCACACTTACCGAATTCTTTTGACATGTCTGCTCGCGACGCTGGGCATGACATCCTTGGCGACGGCTGCCGATCGGCCGAATGTTCTGTTCATTCTGACCGACGATCAGTCGCCGTTTGATTTCAAGTTTTACAACCAAGACTCGAAGCTCGATACGCCGGTGATCGATCAACTTGCGGCCGACGGCATGGTCTTCGACGGGGCGTATCACATGGGGGCGTGGTCGGGTGCCGTGTGCACGCCGTCGCGACACATGATTATGAGCGGCCGGACTGTCTGGCATATTCCCAGTCGTTTGAATCGCAATCGAAACCCAAACGAAGGAGACACGGCACTCGTTCCCCAGAACCTGCCTGACTTCACGATGGGGGCCGTGTTTAACCGTGCCGGGTACGACACCATGCGAACCTGCAAGAAGGGAAACAGCTACGCCGCGGCCAACAAGCAGTTCACCGTCGTGAAAGATGCTTCCAAGCGTGGCGGGACGGATGAGTCTGGAAGTGCCTGGCACGGAAAGCAGGTGCTCGATTACTTGAACGAGCGCGAGAAGACCAAGGACGAAGATCCGTTTTTGATTTACTTCGGTTTCTCGCACCCACACGATACGCGTGACGGCACACCAGAGCTTTTAGAGAAGTACGGTTCGATCAATCACACAAAGGAAACGAAGCTGCCTGAGCCCAACGACAAGCAGCCGCAAATGCCGCCGAATTGGCTGCCCAAGCATCCCTTTCAGAACAGCCACTCGAATGTCCGCGACGAAGTAGCCGTGAGCGGCGTCTGGACCAACCGCGACGAGGCGACCATTCGCAACGAACTAGGACGCGAGTTCGCGTGTAGCGAAAACATCGATATTCAGATCGGCAAGGTGCTCGACAAGTTGGAAGCGATGGGCGAACTCGAGAATACCTATATCATCTACACCGCTGACCACGGCATGGCGATCGGGCGGCATGGCTTGCAAGGGAAGCAGAACCTGTACGAGCACACCTGGCGGGTTCCGCTGGTCGTCAAAGGCCCCGGCATCGAGCCTGGAACGCGGGCCCAAGGGAACATCTACCTGTTAGACGTGCTGGCGACCATCTGCGATTTGACCGGGGTGCAGCCGCCTGAAACGAACGAAGGAACCAGCTTCAAGCCTGTGCTGACCGGCAAGAAAGATACCGTTCGTGATGTGCTGTACGGTGTGTATTGTGGTGGCGAGAAGCCCGGCATGCGGTGCGTGAAGAAAGGGGACTGGAAGCTGCTGAAGTACGACGTACCTAGCGCCGACGTGCAAGAGACGCAGCTGTTCAACCTGGCCGAGAACCCGCACGAGTTCCTGCCGCAGCACCACAATAAGAATGTGATCGCTATGACTGGGGTCACGCCTGAAAAGCATCAAACGAACCTCGCCAACGATCCGAACTTCGCTGCCCAGCGGCAGGAGATGGAGACGCTGCTGCAGGAAGAGATGAAACGCCTGGACGACCCGTTTGTGCTGTGGGATCAAGCCAAGTAG
- a CDS encoding GNAT family N-acetyltransferase has product MKRTIREINDPTLLSELALAWERLHRRTPGATFFQTLEWLTITLRYFKREQKLRLLVISEGDEPVGIVPFTVRMEKFRFGHLRVLSFPLDDWGTFYGPIGKDPVALMRDALEYIRTQPRDWDVIDFRYLSEQADHFPELAKVINDQPLQFFERPRMEAPIVELADSWEEFTKSKSKNWRRGMKREQERARQHGKLRYVRYRSDIETGKIDPRWDLFEQSRAVAQRSWQSQSPIEAAFCSSRVLPLLRDLHVEAALNGMLDMNLLYLDERPVAFLYNYVCRGNVYCLRSGYDAKCEAKSLGTILLAEFVEDSHNRGDLQINFGPGTQDYKMRFATEVQRAVTFTHYNPWGMHTQVLATRALIDPSLPGFDERCQKRLVT; this is encoded by the coding sequence ATGAAGCGAACGATTCGAGAGATTAACGATCCCACTCTGTTGAGCGAACTTGCACTAGCGTGGGAACGTCTGCACCGTCGGACTCCGGGGGCGACTTTCTTTCAGACGCTCGAATGGCTGACCATCACGCTGCGATACTTTAAGCGTGAACAGAAGCTGCGGTTGTTGGTGATCAGCGAGGGGGACGAGCCGGTTGGTATTGTCCCCTTTACGGTTCGAATGGAAAAGTTTCGCTTTGGTCATCTACGCGTGTTGTCGTTTCCGCTAGATGACTGGGGCACGTTTTATGGGCCGATTGGCAAAGACCCGGTCGCCCTGATGCGGGACGCGTTAGAGTACATCCGCACTCAGCCGCGCGACTGGGATGTGATCGACTTCCGTTACCTCAGCGAACAGGCCGATCATTTTCCGGAGCTGGCGAAGGTTATCAACGACCAGCCACTGCAGTTTTTCGAGCGACCAAGAATGGAAGCTCCGATTGTGGAACTGGCCGATTCGTGGGAAGAGTTTACCAAGTCGAAGTCGAAGAACTGGCGACGCGGTATGAAGCGAGAACAAGAGCGAGCCCGACAGCACGGCAAGCTGCGATACGTTCGCTACCGCAGCGATATCGAGACCGGCAAGATCGATCCGCGGTGGGATCTGTTCGAGCAGTCGCGAGCGGTCGCTCAGCGAAGCTGGCAGTCGCAATCGCCGATCGAGGCCGCCTTTTGTAGCTCGCGGGTTCTGCCGCTGCTTCGCGACCTGCACGTCGAAGCTGCACTGAACGGGATGCTCGACATGAATCTGTTGTACTTGGACGAACGTCCGGTCGCGTTTCTTTACAACTACGTTTGCCGCGGGAACGTCTACTGCTTGCGAAGCGGCTACGATGCCAAGTGCGAAGCGAAGAGCTTGGGCACGATTCTGCTGGCCGAGTTCGTCGAAGACAGCCACAACCGAGGTGACCTGCAAATCAACTTCGGACCTGGCACGCAGGACTACAAAATGCGATTTGCGACCGAGGTGCAGCGGGCCGTGACCTTCACGCACTACAACCCCTGGGGAATGCACACACAAGTGCTCGCGACCCGAGCACTGATCGATCCAAGTCTTCCTGGCTTCGACGAACGCTGCCAAAAACGGCTGGTGACTTAG
- a CDS encoding Gfo/Idh/MocA family protein, translating into MKRRTFLAASSAALLTPAVAHAIAPATPVAVIGHTGRGNYGHGLDTMWLKINEAKIVAVADADKRGLSLATKRLEGAKGFADYQAMLKQVQPEIVSVCPRHPDQHYDMILAAIQSGAKGIYCEKPFVRTPGEADALIAAAKQHGTKVAVAHRNRYHPALKHIDQLIESGKLGKVLELRGKGKGDHRGGGEDLWVLGSHILNLFCYFGNGKPKHCSGMLLQDGQLVTAKDVLPGAEGLGPLAGNEIHARYVMDNGLVAYYQSVANDGTSPDGYCFQIIGSKGTVTWHIDRDPVAHFTPGNPYDPANTPREWISITSQGVGQKETNPQAIQAVHNHVAAGVDLLSAVANDHAPKCDIHDATWTVEMICGVFQSHRQEGQIIEFPLQEREHPLAKL; encoded by the coding sequence ATGAAACGCCGAACCTTCCTTGCTGCTTCGTCCGCTGCCCTGCTTACGCCGGCGGTGGCCCACGCGATTGCTCCTGCGACGCCGGTTGCCGTCATTGGTCATACCGGCCGCGGCAACTATGGGCACGGGCTCGATACGATGTGGCTCAAGATCAACGAAGCCAAAATCGTCGCCGTGGCCGATGCCGACAAACGCGGCCTGTCGCTGGCCACCAAGCGGCTGGAAGGGGCAAAAGGGTTTGCGGACTACCAGGCAATGCTGAAGCAGGTGCAGCCGGAGATCGTTTCGGTGTGCCCCCGACACCCCGATCAGCACTACGACATGATACTGGCCGCCATCCAATCTGGTGCGAAAGGTATCTACTGCGAGAAGCCCTTCGTTCGCACGCCAGGGGAAGCCGACGCCCTGATTGCTGCGGCTAAGCAACATGGCACGAAGGTCGCCGTCGCGCATCGCAATCGCTATCACCCGGCACTCAAGCACATCGACCAACTCATCGAATCAGGCAAGCTTGGCAAAGTCCTCGAACTGCGGGGCAAAGGCAAAGGAGACCATCGCGGCGGTGGCGAAGACCTGTGGGTGCTGGGTTCGCACATCTTGAATTTGTTCTGCTACTTCGGCAACGGCAAGCCGAAGCATTGCTCTGGTATGCTACTACAAGATGGCCAGTTGGTCACCGCCAAGGACGTGCTGCCGGGGGCCGAGGGTCTGGGCCCCTTGGCCGGAAACGAAATCCATGCCCGCTACGTGATGGATAACGGCCTGGTCGCTTACTACCAGTCGGTCGCCAACGACGGCACCAGCCCCGACGGCTACTGCTTTCAAATCATCGGCAGTAAGGGAACCGTCACCTGGCATATCGACCGCGACCCGGTCGCCCATTTCACGCCAGGCAATCCGTACGATCCGGCCAACACGCCCCGCGAGTGGATCTCCATCACCTCGCAAGGAGTCGGCCAGAAAGAAACCAACCCCCAGGCGATTCAAGCCGTGCATAACCACGTTGCCGCTGGCGTAGATCTTCTTTCCGCCGTCGCCAACGACCATGCTCCGAAGTGCGATATTCACGATGCGACCTGGACCGTGGAAATGATCTGCGGCGTCTTCCAGTCGCACCGCCAAGAGGGACAAATCATCGAGTTCCCCCTTCAGGAACGAGAGCATCCGTTGGCCAAGCTCTAA
- a CDS encoding carboxypeptidase-like regulatory domain-containing protein has protein sequence MMRILSISLLILAAASLGCNSGEPTLVPGRSRTIPVQGKITLDGTPIEGATVMFFSEKLMITSYGKTNATGEYALTTYEPGDGAPAGRYQVSVKKSEQKIVEPSNHPTLPPKAQTSQLLPSQYSDFGSSQLQAVVAEDGMNAFQFNLTP, from the coding sequence ATGATGCGTATCTTATCCATCAGCCTGTTGATCCTGGCAGCCGCATCGTTGGGCTGTAACTCCGGCGAGCCGACTTTGGTTCCCGGACGTTCCCGAACGATCCCCGTCCAGGGAAAAATCACCCTCGACGGAACTCCCATCGAGGGCGCCACCGTGATGTTCTTTAGCGAAAAGCTGATGATCACCTCGTATGGCAAAACCAACGCGACCGGCGAATACGCGCTCACTACCTACGAACCCGGCGACGGTGCCCCGGCGGGCCGCTACCAGGTTTCGGTGAAGAAAAGCGAACAAAAGATCGTTGAACCCAGCAACCACCCTACCCTTCCGCCGAAGGCGCAAACGTCGCAGCTGCTGCCGTCGCAGTATTCCGACTTCGGTTCGTCTCAGTTGCAAGCCGTGGTAGCGGAAGATGGGATGAACGCTTTTCAGTTCAATCTCACTCCTTAG
- a CDS encoding DUF1559 family PulG-like putative transporter, whose amino-acid sequence MTTKYSTRGGFSLVELMVVLAVIGVLVALLLPAVQQARETSRRVACTNNMKQLSLAMHVYHDTFNVFPYREGGSGQHQHNGGTLAPYQRQSGFVGLLPYIDQSAAANEVRMFGNTKTPWDDFQPWTISFNALLCPSSPRHVSNDLIADANYTFCAGDSFDTESLDPRGIFGLVKHSTMADITDGTSNTIALSEHGFPTSPRDRFNVNYGSDPATPAECALTFDPVNGYSNPIHAPGSRWTDGGSAFSAMNTCLAPNSAQCAYSNHDAQDGFYTASSYHPGGVMATFADGSVRFISETIDAGNQGATSVASGPSPYGVWGAMGSKSGGEYTPGSE is encoded by the coding sequence GTGACCACGAAATATTCCACACGAGGTGGTTTCTCCCTGGTCGAGCTGATGGTCGTCTTGGCGGTGATTGGCGTGTTGGTGGCGTTGCTCTTGCCTGCAGTCCAACAAGCCCGCGAGACATCGCGCCGCGTGGCCTGCACCAATAACATGAAGCAATTAAGCCTGGCGATGCACGTCTATCACGATACGTTTAACGTGTTTCCCTATCGGGAAGGAGGCAGCGGTCAGCACCAGCACAATGGTGGAACGCTTGCTCCTTATCAGCGTCAAAGCGGATTTGTCGGGCTGCTTCCTTACATTGACCAATCGGCCGCCGCGAATGAAGTCCGCATGTTTGGCAACACGAAGACCCCCTGGGACGACTTCCAGCCATGGACGATTTCCTTTAACGCGCTGCTCTGCCCTTCGAGTCCGCGACATGTCTCTAACGACCTCATCGCCGACGCGAACTACACCTTCTGTGCCGGCGACTCGTTCGATACCGAATCGCTCGATCCGCGGGGTATCTTCGGCTTGGTAAAACATTCGACCATGGCCGATATCACCGACGGTACCAGCAACACGATTGCACTTTCCGAACATGGTTTCCCGACCAGCCCGCGAGATCGGTTTAACGTGAACTACGGCAGCGATCCGGCGACCCCGGCCGAGTGTGCTTTGACGTTTGATCCGGTCAACGGCTATAGCAACCCAATTCACGCTCCCGGCAGCCGCTGGACCGATGGAGGTTCGGCCTTCTCTGCGATGAATACCTGCCTGGCACCCAACAGTGCGCAATGTGCCTATTCCAATCACGACGCTCAAGATGGTTTCTACACGGCATCCAGCTATCATCCCGGTGGGGTGATGGCCACGTTTGCCGATGGTTCGGTACGGTTCATTTCCGAAACGATCGACGCCGGAAACCAAGGAGCTACGTCGGTCGCCAGCGGCCCGAGCCCTTACGGCGTGTGGGGAGCAATGGGCAGCAAAAGTGGCGGGGAATACACCCCAGGCAGCGAGTGA
- a CDS encoding haloacid dehalogenase type II codes for MSDSQPKTTSPTSSSTGRRQFLGLAAAGVAANVFTGASTAMAAGPSEGETMKRPKLLFFDVNESLLDLAGLKKSVGGALGGRDDLLPLWFKTMLHYSLVSTVTDQYHDFGILGAAALQTVARNEGIELSESESRAAIAPIRSLPPHPDVAPALQALKEAGFRLATLTNSSNSAVADQMKNAGLTDFFEERLSVEDVQMFKPHPHTYKWATNKMNVAPEESMLVAAHGWDIAGALNAGMRGAFIDRPGAQLYPPSQVPEIIEPDLIQISKQLIAMNS; via the coding sequence ATGTCTGATTCCCAACCGAAAACCACGTCTCCGACCTCGTCGTCCACGGGGCGACGTCAATTCCTTGGTCTGGCCGCCGCTGGGGTTGCCGCGAACGTCTTTACCGGAGCTTCGACCGCGATGGCTGCAGGGCCATCCGAAGGTGAAACCATGAAACGTCCTAAATTGCTATTTTTTGACGTGAACGAATCGCTGCTCGACTTGGCCGGATTGAAGAAATCGGTGGGTGGCGCGCTGGGCGGCCGAGACGATCTGTTGCCCCTTTGGTTCAAGACGATGCTGCATTACTCGTTGGTGTCGACCGTCACCGATCAGTACCACGACTTCGGAATTCTAGGGGCCGCAGCGCTTCAGACCGTAGCACGCAACGAAGGGATCGAGCTTTCCGAATCCGAGTCCAGGGCAGCCATCGCTCCGATTCGTTCTCTGCCGCCGCATCCCGATGTAGCACCGGCACTGCAAGCGCTCAAGGAAGCGGGCTTTCGTCTGGCAACGCTGACCAATTCGTCGAATTCCGCAGTTGCCGATCAAATGAAAAATGCCGGGCTCACGGACTTCTTCGAAGAACGACTCAGCGTCGAAGACGTCCAGATGTTTAAACCTCACCCCCATACCTATAAATGGGCCACCAATAAGATGAACGTGGCGCCAGAGGAAAGCATGCTCGTCGCCGCTCACGGATGGGATATCGCCGGTGCGTTGAATGCCGGCATGCGTGGGGCCTTCATTGATCGACCAGGCGCCCAACTCTACCCACCCTCTCAAGTTCCCGAAATCATCGAACCTGATCTGATTCAGATTTCTAAGCAACTCATCGCGATGAATTCTTAA